A single region of the Etheostoma cragini isolate CJK2018 chromosome 3, CSU_Ecrag_1.0, whole genome shotgun sequence genome encodes:
- the gdpd1 gene encoding lysophospholipase D GDPD1: protein MCAAVYVLSTVTGYVLTSALLLKCPNLLYRKKRETFVSRHISHRGGAGENLENTMAAFKHAVDLGTDMLELDCHLTKDEQVVVSHDASLQRVSGINTHISDMSYAELPPYLCKLGVTFQREYFCEGGEDKRIPLLRDVFDAFPNTPVNIDIKVNNDKLIKKVSELVVKYDREHLTVWGNASNQIAKKCYKENPRIPLLFSLPRVLQLLGLFYTGLLPFVPLKEQFLEIPMPSIVTKLKDPNRLSRSQRFITWLADTLLMRKALFEHLTARGIQVYVWVLNDEEDFQRAFDLGATGVMTDFPTRLKVFLDRNGI, encoded by the exons atgtgtgctgctgtgtatgTCCTGTCGACGGTAACAGGCTATGTGCTCACCTCTGCCCTGCTGCTGAAATGCCCAAATCTTTTGTACCGGAAGAAGCGAGAGACTTTTGTCAGCAGACACATTTCCCATCGTGGAG GAGCAGGTGAAAACCTGGAAAACACCATGGCAGCGTTTAAGCA CGCGGTGGATCTTGGCACAGACATGCTGGAGTTGGACTGCCACCTGACGAAAGATGAACAGGTAGTGGTGTCACATGATGCCAGCTTGCAGAGGGTCTCTGGCATCAACACCCACATCTCTGACATGTCCTACGCT GAGCTCCCTCCATACCTTTGCAAGCTGGGTGTAACTTTTCAGAGAG AGTATTTTTGTGAGGGGGGTGAGGACAAACGCATCCCTCTCCTCAGGGACGTTTTTGATGCATTTCCCAATACTCCTGTCAACATTGACATCAAGGTTAACAACGACAAGCTCATCAagaag GTATCCGAGCTGGTTGTTAAGTACGACAGAGAGCATCTGACGGTCTGGGGCAACGCCAGCAACCAGATTGCAAAGAAGTGTTACAAAGAg aaCCCGCGAATTCCACTTTTGTTCAGCCTTCCCAGAGTATTGCAGCTGTTAGGCCTCTTCTACACCGGCCTTCTGCCCTTTGTTCCCCTCAAGGAGCAGTTTCTGGAGATCCCCATGCCCTCTATTGTCACCAA ACTAAAGGATCCCAACAGATTATCTAGGAGTCAGCGATTCATCACCTGGCTGGCAGACAC TTTGCTGATGAGGAAAGCTCTGTTTGAGCATCTAACTGCCAGGGGAATACAG GTGTACGTTTGGGTGCTGAACGACGAGGAGGACTTCCAAAGGGCATTTGACTTGGGAGCCACGGGAGTTATGACCGATTTTCCCACCAGACTTAAAGTCTTCTTAGACAGGAATGGCATTTAG
- the ypel2b gene encoding protein yippee-like 2, which translates to MVRMTRSKTFQAYLPSCHRTYSCIHCRAHLANHDELISKSFQGSQGRAYLFNSVVNVGCGPAEERVLLTGLHAVADIYCENCKTTLGWKYEHAFESSQKYKEGKFIIELAHMIKDNGWD; encoded by the exons ATGGTCAGAATGACGCGCTCCAAGACCTTCCAGGCGTACCTGCCGAGCTGCCACCGAACGTACAGCTGCATCCACTGCCGAGCTCATCTGGCCAATCACGATGAGCTCATCTCCAAG TCCTTCCAAGGCAGCCAAGGCAGAGCCTACCTGTTCAACTCAGT ggtgAACGTTGGGTGTGGCCCTGCAGAGGAGAGAGTTCTGCTCACAGGCCTGCATGCTGTCGCAGATATCTACTGTGAGAACTGCAAGACCACCCTGGGCTGGAAATAT GAACATGCCTTTGAGAGCAGTCAGAAGTATAAAGAGGGCAAGTTCATCATCGAGCTGGCCCACATGATCAAGGACAACGGCTGGGACTGA